From Chitinivibrionia bacterium, one genomic window encodes:
- the mazF gene encoding endoribonuclease MazF produces MVINNYIPDRKDIVWLEFSPQSGHEQRGKRPAIVLSPLQYNLKTGLAIFCPITSKIKGYPFEVKIENQRIQGVVLSDQVKSFDWKSRGVQFISKATDYEIESVVSKLSILIGY; encoded by the coding sequence ATGGTAATTAACAATTATATTCCCGACCGTAAAGACATCGTTTGGTTAGAATTTTCTCCGCAATCGGGACACGAGCAAAGAGGAAAGCGCCCCGCCATAGTTTTATCGCCGCTACAATACAATCTTAAAACAGGGCTTGCAATTTTTTGTCCGATAACGAGCAAAATAAAAGGATATCCATTTGAAGTAAAAATTGAAAACCAAAGAATACAGGGAGTTGTTTTGTCCGACCAAGTTAAAAGTTTTGACTGGAAAAGTCGCGGAGTCCAATTTATTTCCAAAGCAACCGATTATGAGATTGAAAGCGTTGTTTCAAAATTAAGTATTTTGATAGGCTATTAA
- the rnhC gene encoding ribonuclease HIII, which produces MPKYTEILPIEKKLCEREFALAQKGILLEKIKDVPYGVQISAVGQKTAVEGKLTVYYSDKKGLSVVENTDNPITKVAAAIIDGREISKKTNQSKKFVPHFGSDEAGKGDFFGPLITAGFCLDSVDTRNDLIDMGVCDSKKLNDVQISALAKKLHAKYKNNISIMRPSVEKYNSLYASFKNLNILLGWSHAMVMEELRDRFPQINLAIFDKFAEQGVVVRFLKKHKDLNVEALVHGEDHDIAIAAASIIARDCFVRKMSDLSQKFDMKIPLGAGNIVIKVGKEFIKKHGKENLVNVCKTHFKTIQELG; this is translated from the coding sequence TTGCCAAAATATACTGAAATTCTACCAATAGAAAAAAAATTGTGCGAACGGGAATTTGCTCTCGCGCAAAAAGGAATTTTGCTCGAAAAAATCAAAGACGTTCCTTATGGCGTTCAGATTTCCGCGGTCGGACAAAAAACCGCCGTTGAAGGAAAACTCACCGTTTATTATTCCGATAAAAAGGGGCTTTCTGTTGTTGAAAACACCGACAATCCTATAACAAAAGTAGCCGCGGCAATCATAGACGGGCGCGAAATTTCCAAAAAAACTAACCAAAGCAAAAAATTTGTCCCGCATTTTGGCTCGGACGAGGCGGGCAAAGGCGACTTTTTCGGTCCTTTAATTACCGCGGGATTTTGCTTGGACAGCGTTGATACGCGCAATGACTTAATAGATATGGGCGTTTGCGACAGTAAAAAACTGAACGATGTTCAAATTTCCGCATTGGCGAAAAAACTGCACGCAAAATACAAAAACAACATATCCATAATGCGCCCGTCAGTCGAAAAATACAATAGTTTATATGCCTCTTTCAAAAACTTAAACATTCTTTTGGGCTGGTCGCACGCAATGGTTATGGAAGAATTAAGGGACAGATTTCCGCAAATAAACCTTGCTATTTTCGACAAATTCGCAGAGCAAGGCGTAGTAGTGCGCTTCCTTAAAAAGCACAAAGACCTAAACGTCGAAGCGCTTGTTCACGGAGAAGACCACGACATTGCCATTGCCGCCGCTTCAATTATTGCACGGGACTGTTTTGTCCGAAAAATGAGCGATTTGTCGCAGAAATTCGATATGAAAATTCCTTTGGGAGCAGGAAACATTGTGATTAAAGTCGGCAAGGAATTTATCAAAAAACACGGAAAAGAAAATTTAGTAAACGTCTGTAAAACGCATTTCAAAACCATACAAGAATTGGGGTAA
- the ispF gene encoding 2-C-methyl-D-erythritol 2,4-cyclodiphosphate synthase: protein MKTAIGQDSHRFETEDLTKPLILGGVIIPNEVGLAGNSDADVILHALTNAISGITTVNILGAKADELCLGKGIKDSNVYLQKALEYLDGYKIMHVSFSVEAKKPKMSPHIDKIRENVAKLLGISANCVAMTATSGEELTDFGRGLGVQVFVVITAQKL from the coding sequence ATAAAAACAGCAATCGGACAAGACTCGCACAGATTTGAAACCGAGGACTTAACAAAACCGCTGATTTTAGGCGGCGTAATAATCCCGAATGAGGTCGGACTTGCAGGAAACAGCGACGCCGACGTTATTTTGCACGCACTCACAAACGCAATTTCGGGAATAACCACCGTAAATATTTTAGGCGCAAAAGCCGACGAACTGTGTCTTGGCAAAGGCATAAAAGACAGCAACGTATATCTTCAAAAAGCGCTTGAATACTTGGACGGATACAAAATAATGCACGTATCCTTTTCGGTCGAAGCCAAAAAACCGAAAATGTCGCCGCATATAGATAAAATCCGCGAAAACGTCGCCAAATTGCTCGGCATTTCCGCAAACTGCGTTGCAATGACCGCAACCAGCGGCGAAGAACTCACCGATTTCGGCAGAGGGTTGGGGGTGCAGGTATTTGTGGTGATTACTGCGCAAAAACTGTAA
- the pyrE gene encoding orotate phosphoribosyltransferase — protein MDGYKQKFIEFMVECQVLTFGDFTTKSGRKTPYFINTGKYETGEQIAKLGDFYAEAIMADFKDYDVLFGPAYKGIPLAVAAATSLAKKGKNVRFCFNRKEVKDHGEGGAIVGAKLKDGDNVLIIEDVTTAGTSIAETLPLLKNAANVKVSGLIVSVNRQEKGADERSAFTLISQDYGITPRAIVSIDEIVEFGYKREVGGKILIDEDCKKRIDDYRNLYGAN, from the coding sequence ATGGACGGATACAAGCAAAAATTTATTGAATTTATGGTAGAATGCCAAGTTCTTACTTTCGGCGATTTTACTACAAAAAGCGGACGAAAGACCCCGTACTTCATTAACACGGGAAAATACGAAACGGGCGAGCAAATCGCAAAACTCGGCGACTTTTACGCCGAAGCGATAATGGCGGACTTTAAGGATTACGACGTTCTTTTCGGTCCTGCATACAAAGGTATTCCTCTTGCGGTTGCAGCGGCAACGTCTCTTGCAAAAAAAGGTAAAAACGTTCGTTTCTGCTTTAATCGAAAAGAAGTAAAAGACCACGGCGAAGGCGGCGCAATTGTCGGCGCAAAACTTAAAGACGGCGATAATGTTCTTATTATAGAAGACGTAACCACCGCGGGAACTTCCATAGCCGAAACGCTTCCGCTCCTCAAAAATGCGGCGAACGTTAAGGTATCGGGGCTTATTGTTAGCGTAAATCGGCAAGAAAAAGGCGCGGACGAAAGAAGCGCATTCACACTTATTTCACAGGATTACGGAATTACGCCGCGCGCAATAGTCAGCATTGACGAAATAGTGGAATTCGGCTACAAACGCGAGGTCGGCGGTAAAATTCTCATAGACGAGGATTGCAAAAAACGAATTGACGATTACCGCAACCTTTACGGAGCAAACTGA